The following are encoded together in the Labrus mixtus chromosome 2, fLabMix1.1, whole genome shotgun sequence genome:
- the tppp2 gene encoding tubulin polymerization-promoting protein family member 2 — MAEGAASVAEVETAFQKFAVHGDTKATGKEMNCKNFAKLCKDCRVIDGKNVTTTDVDIVFSKVKAKSARVITFEQFNQALTELAPKRFKGKSKEEALQQLYGLIAGKEPANVGVTKVAKAAAVDRLTDTTKYTGAHKERFDDSGKGKGKAGREDIPDSSGYVASYKGSGTYDSKVNEA; from the exons ATGGCTGAGGGCGCAGCGTCTGTAGCAGAGGTGGAGACCGCCTTCCAGAAGTTCGCGGTCCATGGAGACACAAAAGCCACGGGGAAGGAGATGAACTGCAAGAACTTCGCTAAGCTTTGTAAGGACTGCCGCGTCATCGACGGCAAGAACGTCACCACCACGGATGTGGACATTGTTTTCAGCAAAGTCAA GGCCAAGTCGGCTCGTGTGATCACGTTTGAACAGTTCAACCAGGCCCTGACGGAGTTGGCTCCCAAACGCTTCAAAGGCAAAAGCAAAGAGGaggctctgcagcagctctacGGCCTCATCGCTGGCAAAGAGCCTGCCAACGTTGGAGTCACA aaaGTGGCAAAGGCAGCAGCAGTGGACAGACTGACGGATACGACCAAATACACGGGAGCCCACAAGGAGCGCTTCGATGACTCCGgcaaaggaaaaggaaaagcagGACGTGAGGACATCCCAGACTCCAGCGGCTACGTGGCGTCTTACAAGGGCAGCGGCACTTATGACTCCAAAGTAAACGAAGCATAA